The following are encoded together in the Janthinobacterium sp. Marseille genome:
- a CDS encoding M3 family metallopeptidase: MNIALNPLLDFSDLPQFEAIKPEHIGSAIDSLLDQCRTVVIELEAQSAQVTWENFVEPLENVTEKLSRAWGIVGHLNSVVDTPELRAAYNENQPKITEFWTALAQNLTLFTKYKALQLGPDYSSFSDARKKIIENAVRDFRLGGAELAEEDKPRFAEIQEKHAALTTKFSENILDATNEYALYIEDETELSGLPDDAKQAARAAAEKDEKPGYKFTLHFPSYFPVLQYADNRKLRETIYRANATKASELANQPAWDNTQNIVDILKLRDEEAKLLGYKNFAEVSLVSKMAQTPDQVISFLQDLAKRARPFAEKDLAELRSFAQKELDIEKLEAWDVTYASEKLREQRYAFSEQEVKQYFPEPKVVAGLFRTIESLFSVSIKPDEAPVWHPDVKFFRIEKDGALVGQFYLDLYARQGKRGGAWMDDARGRRRIAEGKDGIQTPIAYLTCNFTEPAVVNGQAKPSLFTHDEVITLFHEFGHGLHHMLTRVEELGVSGISGVEWDAVELPSQFMENFCWEWDVLSHMTAHADTGAPLPRALYDKMIAAKNFQSGLQTLRQVEFSLFDMHLHYDYNPDGSKTVQDVLNEVRAQVSVMTPPAFNRFQHSFSHIFAGGYAAGYYSYKWAEVLSADAYGAFEEAGQSSGNVLSGDTGARFLREILAMGGSRPAIDSFKAFRGREPTIDALLRHSGMAA, encoded by the coding sequence ATGAATATTGCCCTGAACCCGCTGCTGGATTTTTCCGACCTCCCACAATTCGAAGCGATCAAACCCGAGCACATAGGCTCGGCGATCGACAGCCTGCTCGACCAGTGCCGCACCGTCGTCATTGAGCTGGAAGCACAAAGCGCCCAGGTCACCTGGGAAAACTTTGTCGAACCGCTGGAAAACGTGACGGAAAAACTCAGCCGGGCCTGGGGCATAGTCGGCCATTTGAATTCCGTCGTCGATACGCCGGAACTGCGCGCCGCCTATAACGAAAACCAGCCGAAGATCACCGAATTCTGGACCGCACTGGCGCAAAACCTGACGTTATTCACCAAGTACAAGGCTTTGCAACTGGGCCCTGACTATTCTTCCTTTTCCGATGCGCGCAAGAAAATCATCGAAAACGCCGTACGTGACTTCCGCCTCGGCGGTGCCGAACTGGCCGAAGAAGACAAGCCGCGCTTTGCCGAAATTCAGGAAAAGCACGCGGCACTGACCACCAAGTTTTCGGAAAACATCCTCGATGCGACCAACGAGTACGCACTCTATATAGAGGATGAAACGGAATTGTCCGGCCTGCCCGACGATGCAAAGCAAGCTGCGCGTGCCGCCGCCGAGAAAGATGAGAAGCCGGGCTACAAGTTCACGCTGCACTTCCCGTCCTACTTCCCGGTGCTGCAATACGCTGACAACCGCAAACTGCGCGAAACGATTTATCGCGCGAATGCGACCAAGGCTTCCGAGCTCGCCAACCAGCCGGCCTGGGACAATACACAAAACATCGTCGACATCCTGAAACTGCGCGATGAAGAAGCCAAGCTGCTGGGCTACAAGAATTTCGCCGAAGTCTCACTGGTGTCCAAAATGGCGCAAACGCCGGACCAGGTCATCAGCTTCCTGCAAGACCTGGCCAAGCGCGCCCGTCCATTTGCAGAAAAGGATTTGGCAGAACTGCGCAGCTTTGCGCAAAAAGAGCTCGATATAGAAAAGCTGGAAGCCTGGGACGTCACCTATGCTTCGGAAAAACTGCGCGAACAGCGCTACGCCTTCTCGGAACAGGAAGTGAAGCAATACTTCCCTGAGCCTAAAGTCGTGGCCGGTTTGTTCCGCACGATTGAAAGCCTGTTCTCGGTTTCCATCAAACCGGATGAAGCACCAGTCTGGCATCCGGACGTCAAGTTCTTCCGTATCGAAAAAGACGGTGCACTGGTCGGCCAGTTCTACCTCGACCTGTATGCACGCCAGGGCAAACGTGGCGGTGCATGGATGGATGACGCACGCGGCCGTCGTCGTATTGCAGAAGGCAAGGATGGCATACAGACACCGATCGCCTACCTCACCTGCAACTTCACCGAACCTGCAGTCGTCAACGGCCAGGCCAAGCCGTCGCTGTTCACGCATGATGAAGTCATCACGCTGTTCCATGAATTCGGCCACGGCTTGCACCATATGTTGACGCGTGTTGAAGAGCTGGGCGTGTCCGGCATCTCCGGCGTCGAATGGGATGCGGTCGAATTGCCATCGCAATTCATGGAAAACTTTTGCTGGGAATGGGATGTGCTGTCGCACATGACCGCGCACGCCGATACCGGCGCGCCGCTGCCACGTGCACTGTACGACAAGATGATCGCTGCGAAGAACTTCCAGTCCGGCCTGCAAACCCTGCGCCAGGTTGAATTCTCGCTGTTCGATATGCACCTGCATTACGACTACAATCCGGACGGCAGCAAAACCGTGCAGGACGTATTGAATGAAGTACGGGCGCAAGTATCGGTCATGACACCACCGGCCTTCAATCGCTTCCAGCATTCGTTCTCGCATATATTCGCCGGCGGCTACGCAGCCGGTTACTATAGCTACAAATGGGCGGAAGTCTTGTCGGCTGATGCCTACGGTGCGTTTGAAGAAGCGGGCCAAAGCAGCGGCAATGTCTTATCCGGCGATACCGGTGCACGCTTCCTGCGCGAAATCCTCGCGATGGGTGGTTCGCGTCCGGCCATCGACTCGTTCAAGGCCTTCCGCGGCCGTGAACCGACTATCGATGCGCTGCTGCGCCACAGTGGAATGGCCGCCTGA
- the folD gene encoding bifunctional methylenetetrahydrofolate dehydrogenase/methenyltetrahydrofolate cyclohydrolase FolD, with translation MTAQIIDGNLLSQQLRKDVAVRAAALTAKGKQPGLAVILVGADPASQVYVRNKVKACEDNGLYSLLEKYDADMTEAALLARIAALNADPKIHGILVQMPLPKHIDSNKVIEAISPRKDVDGYSVLSAGELLTGLPGFRPCTPYGCMKLIESTGTKLAGKHAVVIGRSNTVGKPMALLLLQANATVTICHSGTADLAYHTRQADVVVAATGRRNTLTAEMIKPGAIVIDVGINRDDNGKLCGDVDFANAKEVASYITPVPGGVGPMTITMLLVNTIEAAERETN, from the coding sequence ATGACCGCACAAATCATTGATGGAAATTTGCTATCCCAACAACTCCGCAAGGATGTCGCCGTTCGCGCTGCCGCGCTGACAGCCAAAGGCAAGCAGCCCGGCCTGGCAGTGATCCTGGTCGGTGCCGACCCTGCTTCCCAGGTGTATGTGCGTAATAAGGTCAAGGCTTGCGAAGACAACGGTCTCTATTCATTACTGGAAAAATATGACGCAGATATGACTGAGGCTGCGCTGCTGGCGCGTATCGCGGCACTGAACGCCGATCCAAAGATCCACGGCATCCTGGTGCAAATGCCGCTGCCCAAGCATATTGATTCAAACAAGGTGATTGAAGCGATTTCGCCGCGCAAGGACGTCGACGGCTACTCGGTGCTGAGCGCGGGTGAACTGCTGACCGGCCTGCCCGGCTTCCGTCCATGCACCCCTTACGGCTGCATGAAACTGATAGAAAGCACAGGCACCAAACTGGCCGGCAAGCATGCGGTCGTGATCGGCCGCAGCAATACCGTCGGCAAACCAATGGCATTATTGCTCTTGCAAGCGAATGCAACCGTCACCATCTGCCATAGTGGAACCGCGGATCTTGCTTATCACACGCGCCAGGCCGATGTCGTCGTAGCCGCTACCGGCCGTCGCAACACCCTGACCGCAGAGATGATCAAACCCGGTGCCATCGTGATCGATGTCGGCATCAACCGCGACGACAACGGCAAATTGTGCGGCGATGTCGACTTTGCCAATGCCAAGGAAGTTGCCAGCTACATTACCCCGGTGCCTGGCGGCGTCGGTCCCATGACTATCACCATGCTTTTGGTTAACACCATTGAAGCAGCAGAGAGAGAAACCAACTGA